CCCGGCGCGGCGGCGTTGAAGAAGCGCCGGTCGAAGTCCTTGGGCAGCAGCGGCTTGCGCGTCTTGTTCCACGCCTCGTCGTAGGTGCCCGCATACTTCGCGCGCGGCTGCCAGTGTGGTGACGTGAAGCCAAAGCCCGCGGGCGTCACCCTCTGGCCGAACTCGCGCAGTGGCTCCACGGGGTCCTCCAGGTTGGGCAGCTTCAGCCCCTCGTCGAAGTGGCGCGGGCTGGCGCGGAAGCCCGTGCCCACGGGGTTGCGCGGCTCGAAGGCGGGCTTCGCCGCGTCCGTCCTGTCCCACCCGCCGAAGGCGCGCTCCCAGGTGAGGGGCAGCTTGTCGAAGGGCAGTGGCTTCGTCGCGGCGACGTGGCCCATGCTCCGGTACCACGTCCGCTCGCCCACCACGCGTACGGCCTTCTTCAGCGCTCCGACCTGGAGGGCCACCAGCGTCTCGGTGGCGCCCTTCTGGGACGGGTATGCGTGGCCGAGGAGCACCACGTCCGTGGCGGGCTTGATGAAGGCGACCTCCGGCTCGTACTTGTCGCTGGACTCGCCGGGCTTGCCCCACGGCTGGCCACTCCACTTCACCGGGACCTGCTCATCGGCGAGCTTCAACGCGGAGTCACCGAAGGCGTAGGTGGCCTTCACTACGAGAAGCAGCAGCGGCCGCCCCTCCTCGTCGGCGAGGCCCATCAGGTCGAAGGCGAAGGGGGTCTCGTTCTCGAGAGTGGGGTGTCCCATGCGGACCTGGCACTGTAGCACCCACCGGGCCGTCTCAGGCCCAGCCCACCGCCAGCAGCCCGGCCAGCCCCGCGTACAGCGGCACGTTGAGCGCCAGCGTCAGCCGGTTGATACGGCGGAAGCGCGCCTGCTCCTCGTCCGCGAACCAGATGCCCTCGTCGCCGGTGGTGCGTCCCTCCACCGCGTGGAAGAACAGCGCCGCGTAGGCCACCTCGACGAACAGGCTCACCAGCACCAGCAGCACCAGCGCCAGCGCCCACATCTCCACGGGGCCCAGCGTCCCCGTCCACCGCGCGCGGCCCCAGGCGAGCCCGCCCAGCACCAGGACGATGCACGCCACGTCATGCGCCACGCCATACGGGGGCCGCCAGCTCTTCGTCACGTAGAGCAGGTACAGCTCCGCCGCGCCGCGCAGCCACATGAAGGCGGCGAAGGCGCCCAGCACCGCACGCGCCTCCAGCGGCACCGCCGCGTCCGCCGCCACCAGCGGGCAGACGAGGAACCAGAGGAACACCGCGTAGAAGAGCCAGGCCACCTTCGGCCCGGAGATGCGCCCGCCTCGCGCGCCCTTCGCGTTCTGCGCGCGGCGGAAGAAGAGCGCGGCCACGGCGCAGGCCAGGGCGAGCACGGTGAGCAGGACGCGGGTGTGGACGGAGAGCATCACCGGGGCGGGGGATAGTGGTGGGGGAAGTGCGCCACGTACCACTCGCGCAGCCGGGGCAGGTGCTCCAGGGCCACCTGCGGGTGCAGGTGGTGCACCACGTGATAGCCCACGTTGCGAGGCGCCAGCCCCAGCCGTCCCCGCCACCCCAGCCCGTGGTCCGACGTCACCGCGAGCACGTCCTCCA
The Pyxidicoccus xibeiensis DNA segment above includes these coding regions:
- a CDS encoding DUF2169 family type VI secretion system accessory protein; the protein is MGHPTLENETPFAFDLMGLADEEGRPLLLLVVKATYAFGDSALKLADEQVPVKWSGQPWGKPGESSDKYEPEVAFIKPATDVVLLGHAYPSQKGATETLVALQVGALKKAVRVVGERTWYRSMGHVAATKPLPFDKLPLTWERAFGGWDRTDAAKPAFEPRNPVGTGFRASPRHFDEGLKLPNLEDPVEPLREFGQRVTPAGFGFTSPHWQPRAKYAGTYDEAWNKTRKPLLPKDFDRRFFNAAAPGLVAPGYLKGNEPVIIAGASPKGRLSFPLPGQAAPVVTVALASGEDAQPAMHLDTIILDTDAEHVLLLWRGHVVLSEGLHDVRGLKVTAEGVSKPKKP